In a single window of the Thunnus thynnus chromosome 9, fThuThy2.1, whole genome shotgun sequence genome:
- the tbc1d10c gene encoding ecotropic viral integration site 5 ortholog, protein MLGPSNPVQKNFSEEDSSGSDAGSEVGLETDRFGFLLTNGSTAGSVGPPPELVRQREAKWINIIGQWERILSKKTSKVKVQCQKGIPASLRAKCWPLLCGATDRMKQNENLYQFLDSQPALQNWVDVIERDLDRQFPFHEMFLSKDGHGQRGLFRVLKAYTQYQPEEGYCQAQGPVAAVLLMNMPAEEAFWCLVQISEQYLPGYYSPLLEGVLFDAAMLNWVLKRTCPAVHKHLQHHGVEPLMFATDWLMCLFTRHLPFNTLLRVWDLFFCYGVRVLLQVAVVLVRRVLGRADQRKQCQGQMETLERLRAVREQVQEEDDAFIAEVCSVTLSARDLERQTEKTLQQWRKDRPSSTFDPRGRCQGYRMAWERARHSEEERDRKEREKGNLSAPLARSASTLSLSPSLLHKKWRKGGKGNEWAGGGKVVRHLSMGAKEDWGSWTDLNFKKVQGVQEEEDVVSEEHEKQSEPELTGQTEQKELFEVPKKMEESQNIPTQHVEETEKEPVKPQDEQMEKEESQQRTLLSEQTVTSAEEDTTVETETTQSPAEAQVVENVPQPAEQTSEHVEELDSNIQSQVPHQETEGKDTKEETEEQVTESEHTAAVEENQTEVQKDADADRDKEVEVQVELRTEVDVKPEERTETENVQQTQVDAVAEVKVEAELQTKPETTVFSEEDGDVEVHTVTNPDQTLETETQQQDTETDKSSQGGAFEVKYHRSESLTEIDMKEEPHTQTETEIDVVAQPQEKEDTQDQFEADIETNSEQHDTLPPSETNTEKETITPPPPECIHDEEDTDVAADTETEAEIPVADETVTLTSEAVAQSSEKESDTTGSEPAQDKEEIILTVPSEAQVDNDTSICDQTQVEEMPTETNVETSDSTAPAEEEETSTQPGLNLTAEPDGKESLVQISAVGQPAPEQPKSQVTMGPVEEEKSTDLQEETAGEDCVFISSPPTDDPHTDSNPQVQNKDDSHLAKDQTEPSDSGTTQVSGRTSSHSSGDFRIRKSSSSRGSRLARRLSEDLFTSPQKTNQSIPSQPDQVKNTDSPNPTSSAPDVSSEVTSLPSTEVTEATAAQQEAGQPDPPKRFGLFRRLRGEQPKKTKEKGTPKMQVPKILIQDFSDQTETGKPVEEEEEKLTSRERRRRRREQERREKEEERLRKKREKELEKEREKERKKPQTRGKSFQVQKEKGGTDAPQPANTGSETLRHSASYAESYF, encoded by the exons GAGTGTGGGTCCACCCCCTGAGCTGGTTAGACAGAGGGAGGCCAAGTGGATCAACATCATTGGCCAATGGGAGCGCATCTTGTCAAAGAAGACCAGTAAG gtcaaagttcagtGTCAGAAGGGCATCCCAGCCTCACTCAGAGCTAAGTGCTGGCCTCTGTTGTGTGGAGCTACTGACAGGATGAAACAGAATGAAAACCTCTACCAG TTTCTGGATTCACAACCTGCTCTGCAGAACTGGGTGGATGTGATCGAACGAGACCTAGACCGACAGTTCCCTTTTCATGAGATGTTCCTCTCCAAGGACGGACATGG GCAGCGTGGTTTGTTCCGGGTGTTGAAAGCCTACACTCAGTACCAACCGGAGGAGGGTTACTGCCAGGCACAGGGACCAGTGGCTGCAGTGCTGCTGATGAACATGCCTGCTGAG GAGGCCTTCTGGTGTCTGGTGCAGATCAGTGAGCAGTACCTGCCCGGATATTACAGCCCTCTACTG GAGGGAGTCCTGTTTGATGCAGCCATGCTGAACTGGGTTTTGAAAAGAACGTGTCCAGCTGTACACAAACACCTGCAGCACCACGGAGTAGAGCCCCTCATGTTCGCCACTGACTGGCTGATGTGTCTGTTCACTCGTCACCTGCCCTTCAACACACTGCTCCGAGTCTGGGATCTCTTTTTCTGCTATG GGGTGCGGGTGCTGCTCCAGGTGGCGGTGGTGCTTGTCCGTCGGGTGCTGGGCCGGGCTGACCAGAGGAAGCAGTGCCAGGGCCAGATGGAGACTCTGGAGAGGCTGAGGGCCGTTAGGGAGCAGGTCCAAGAGGAAGACGACGCCTTCATAGCAGAG GTGTGCTCGGTGACGCTGTCAGCCAGAGATCtggagaggcagacagagaagaCGTTACAACAGTGGAGAAAAGACAGACCCTCGTCCACCTTTGACCCCCGAGGTCGCTGCCAGGGATACCGGATGGCGTGGGAGAGGGCTCGACACAGCGAGGAGGAACGCgacaggaaggagagagagaaaggcaacCTGTCTGCCCCTCTGGCTCGCTCGGCCTCCACCCTCTCGCTGTCTCCTTCGCTCCTTCACAAGAAGTGGAGGAAAGGGGGGAAGGGTAACGAATGGGCGGGGGGTGGTAAAGTTGTGAGGCATCTTTCAATGGGAGCAAAGGAGGACTGGGGAAGCTGGACTGACTTAAATTTTAAGAAGGTGCAGGGCgttcaggaggaggaggacgttGTTTCAGAGGAACATGAAAAACAGAGCGAGCCGGAACTGACGGGACAAACTGAACAGAAAGAACTGTTCGAGGTCCCCAAAAAGATGGAGGAAAGCCAAAACATACCAACACAACATgtagaagagacagaaaaagagccTGTTAAACCACAGGATGAACAAATGGAAAAGGAGGAAAGCCAACAAAGGACGTTGCTATCTGAACAGACAGTAACCTCAGCAGAAGAAGACACAACCGTGGAGACAGAAACAACCCAAAGTCCAGCAGAAGCTCAGGTTGTTGAAAATGTTCCTCAGCCAGCTGAACAAACctctgaacatgtggaggagcTGGACTCTAACATCCAATCACAAGTCCCGCATCAGGAAACTGAGGGCAAAGACACAAAGGAAGAGACGGAAGAACAGGTGACAGAAAGTGAACATACAGCTGCTGTGGAGGAAAATCAGACCGAGGTACAGAAAGATGCAGATGCAGATAGAGACAAAGAGGTGGAGGTGCAGGTGGAACTGAGGACAGAGGTTGATGTGAAACCCGAGGAGAGgacagaaactgaaaatgtgcaaCAGACACAGGTGGACGCAGTCGCAGAAGTAAAAGTAGAGGCTGAGCTACAAACAAAACCAGAGACAACGGTGTTCTCAGAGGAAGACGGTGATGTCGAAGTTCATACTGTCACAAACCCAGATCAAACATTAGAGACAGAAACGCAACAgcaagacacagagacagacaaaagcTCACAGGGTGGTGCATTTGAAGTTAAATACCACAGAAGTGAGTCATTAACAGAAATAGATATGAAAGAAGAGCCCCACACCCAAACGGAGACAGAAATTGATGTGGTGGCACAGCCTCAAGAGAAGGAAGACACACAGGACCAATTTGAGGCTGATATAGAGACAAATTCAGAACAACACGATACGCTTCCTCCCAGTGAGACGaatacagagaaagaaacaatTACACCGCCTCCACCTGAATGCATCCATGATGAAGAAGACACCGACGTGGCAGCAGATACAGAGACTGAAGCAGAGATACCAGTTGCAGATGAGACAGTGACACTGACGAGTGAAGCAGTTGCTCAAAGTTCAGAGAAAGAAAGCGATACAACAGGATCTGAACCTGCGCAGGATAAAGAAGAAATTATTTTGACTGTACCATCAGAGGCACAGGTTGACAATGACACAAGTATTTGTGATCAAACACAAGTAGAAGAAATGCCAACAGAGACAAACGTGGAGACTTCAGACTCCACAGCacctgcagaggaggaggagacttCAACACAGCCAGGCCTGAACCTCACCGCTGAGCCTGATGGGAAGGAGAGTTTAGTCCAAATAAGTGCTGTTGGGCAGCCTGCACCTGAACAACCAAAGAGCCAAGTCACGATGGGTCCTGTAGAGGAAGAGAAAAGTACAGATCTTCAAGAAGAAACAGCAGGAGAGgactgtgttttcatttcttctccaCCAACAGACGATCCACATACCGACAGCAACCCACAGGTCCAAAACAAAGATGACTCTCACCTTGCAAAAGACCAGACTGAGCCAAGTGACAGCGGTACGACACAAGTCTCTGGGCGTACCAGCAGCCACTCTTCTGGTGATTTCCGCATCCGCAAGTCGTCCAGCTCCCGTGGGTCCAGGTTAGCACGCAGGCTTTCTGAAGATCTCTTCACCTCCCCGCAGAAAACTAATCAATCTATCCCCAGTCAGCCAGACCAAGTCAAAAACACGGACTCTCCCAACCCAACCTCATCTGCCCCTGATGTGTCTTCAGAAGTGACTTCGCTGCCGTCCACAGAAGTGACTGAGGCAACTGCAGCGCAACAGGAAGCGGGGCAGCCAGATCCCCCGAAACGTTTTGGTCTCTTCCGCAGACTGAGAGGAGAGCAGCCCaaaaaaaccaaagaaaagGGGACACCCAAAATGCAAGTCCCCAAAATCTTGATTCAGGACTTCAGTGACCAAACGGAGACGGGGAAACCGgtcgaggaagaggaggagaagctgACCtccagggagaggaggaggaggcggagggagcaagaaaggagggagaaagaggaggagaggttgaggaagaagagagagaaagagctggagaaggagagggagaaagagaggaagaaaccGCAGACGAGGGGGAAAAGTTTCCAGGTGCAAAAAGAGAAAGGCGGCACTGATGCACCTCAGCCTGCAAACACTGGCTCAGAGACACTTAGACATTCTGCTTCTTATGCTGAATCTTACTTTTGA
- the rad9a gene encoding cell cycle checkpoint control protein RAD9A yields the protein MDCVVTGGNVKVLAKAIHSLSRIGDELYVEPQDDGLALRSVNSSRSAYACFLFAPLFFSRYTIPSGHSFRCKIAIRSVQAVFRSLATLEKTVEKCHIVLDEQKDRLTFTLHCKHGLLKTHNLSFQDSESLQAVFDKDSCANIFRAQPRLLVDTVVHFPPSLEEVTMSVNDERMWVRNHVEEEAEQSKGMMTELCLASDEFDHFAVKAHNSITFCLKELRGLLVFAESTGLPISIYFDEPGSPVVLSVTDSVLEGNFVLATLSEDANLRKNSTKSVSTLPPPPPDDFMNDDIDSYLIAMDTSIAPGPSASGPPTPPLADSTCLKQPAAANHRTRLHSEEEEEDETSDTDKPPYKKFCSLFFGSVLPPSSQMTTQPLTTQEVLASDSEDDSPVE from the exons ATGGACTGCGTCGTGACGGGTGGAAACGTGAAAG TGCTGGCCAAAGCCATCCACTCCCTGTCCAGGATCGGTGATGAACTCTATGTGGAGCCTCAGGATGATGGG cTGGCCCTGCGGTCTGTGAACTCCTCTCGGTCGGCATATGCTTGCTTCCTGTTCGCACCACTCTTCTTCAGCAG GTATACCATCCCCAGTGGGCACTCCTTCCGCTGCAAGATAGCAATAAGG aGTGTACAGGCAGTGTTCAGGTCACTGGCGACTCTGGAGAAGACGGTGGAAAAGTGTCACATCGTGCTGGACGAGCAGAAGGACCGTCTGACCTTCACCCTGCACTGCAAACATG GCCTCCTGAAGACACATAACCTGTCTTTCCAGGACAGTGAAAGCTTACAGGCAGTGTTTGATAAAGACAGCTGTGCCAACATATTCAGAGCCCAGCCCAG GCTGCTGGTGGACACAGTCGTGCATTTCCCGCCATCTCTGGAAGAAGTGACCATGTCAGTGAACGACGAACGGATGTGGGTCAGGAACCATGTGGAGGAAGAAGCAG agcaGTCTAAGGGCATGATGACAGAACTGTGTCTGGCCTCTGACGAGTTTGACCATTTTGCCGTCAAAGCTCACAACAGCATCACCTTCTGTCTGAAGGAGCTACGG GGTTTGTTAGTGTTTGCAGAGTCTACAGGTCTCCCTATTTCTATATACTTTGATGAGCCAGGCAG cCCTGTGGTGCTTTCAGTAACAGACAGTGTCCTGGAGGGGAACTTTGTGCTGGCAACGCTTTCTGAAGATGCCAACCTCCGTAAAAACAGCACTAAAAG TGTAAGCACACTGCCGCCGCCCCCTCCTGATGACTTCATGAATGACGACATAGACTCCTACCTCATCGCCATGGATACCAGCATTGCGCCAGGCCCCTCTGCTTCTGGTCCACCCACACCCCCGTTAGCTGATTCCACATGTTTAAAACAGCCTGCTGCAGCCAACCATAGGACGAGGCTACacagtgaagaggaggaggaagatgaaacaTCTGATACTGACAAACCGCCGTACAAGAAG TTCTGTTCCTTGTTCTTCGGATCGGTGCTTCCCCCGTCTTCTCAGATGACCACTCAGCCGCTAACGACCCAGGAAGTGCTCGCCAGTGACAGTGAGGATGACTCGCCAGTAGAGTGA
- the zgc:113229 gene encoding A-kinase anchor protein 200, translated as MSQSHNPKDNQALLQSMLQRLKLQPGRESQACLHTPVPVTSAPTLGKNGERGAANFQKVNNSPINVFGANGIPTKSFGISAADSNFGFKDRERQQPGHSCELDSGLVSFPSHKDNTDKGENRVFGQATLPGITHTGTGQLFPAKSLKDADITSFERTDGEIQGETGSFGSIAGNKDAVTTTGQNQEQGFTPRVYLWSLKGADLNTGGQENKVLHVGNGGIGASAQSKDTQIVQTTTANSSSRRKQRSSDNKTRRWTQKIKERWRERPGSFGKRGKEEGVQGIESSPQTSENLINTSNKDGESIFPSLDSSATSETPPAHSEEQTSDGHIRSSSDFDFGLGSFSLLEEIVTGQEWAKFLNPAVSAPSANQRPSEEPPSQLKITPNPYDSGQSSLILSQQGDGNNQWSFRGSKSSPVSDFSMTQISPHAFLPVQNVRNGADQSEPMEHGLTQSNMQPRPPSFVEPADTLDNPALRSRVHLNRKRQHRSAEGTEASISSLSVPSSHVMDETGVSYHDNVMSPPSHSPSSFTPCGPAPQGVLKQSISRDSVSSMETLTKRRRVEENRRVHFSEQVVAIAPAELDMDATDSEDDLGAEEDSVIEQEFEVEQAAIEEEVPPARRPVLPAWILALKRMNTGRKHR; from the exons ATGTCTCAGTCACACAATCCGAAAGACAATCAGGCCTTGCTGCAGTCCATGCTGCAGAGACTGAAGCTCCAGCCAGGAAGAGAGAGCCAGGCATGCCTGCACACACCTGTACCTGTCACATCTGCTCCCACACTGGggaaaaatggagagagaggagccGCCAACTTCCAGAAAGTAAATAACAGTCCTATAAATGTGTTCGGTGCAAATGGTATCCCCACAAAAAGCTTTGGGATCTCTGCTGCGGACAGTAATTTTGGCTTCAAAGACAGGGAAAGACAACAGCCAGGTCACAGCTGTGAACTGGACAGTGGTCTTGTTTCCTTCCCCTCCCACAAAGACAACACTGACAAGGGTGAGAACAGGGTGTTCGGACAGGCCACATTGCCTGGGATCACCCACACAGGAACAGGGCAGTTGTTTCCTGCCAAATCACTTAAGGATGCTGATATCACTTCCTTTGAGAGGACCGATGGTGAGATACAAGGGGAAACGGGGAGTTTTGGCAGCATAGCTGGTAATAAAGATGCTGTCACAACCACAGGACAGAATCAGGAGCAGGGGTTTACACCCAGAGTCTATTTGTGGTCCTTGAAGGGTGCAGATCTTAACACAGGAGGTCAAGAGAATAAAGTGTTGCATGTGGGAAATGGAGGAATTGGAGCTTCGGCACAAAGTAAAGACACGCAGATTGTCCAGACGACAACAGCCAACAGCTCGTCCAGAAGAAAACAGCGATCATCTGACAATAAAACAAGGAGATGGACTCAGAAGATcaaggagagatggagagagaggccGGGGAGTTTTggcaaaagaggaaaagaggagggagTGCAAGGAATTGAA AGTTCACCTCAGACATCAGAAAATCTGATCAATACATCAAATAAGGACGGAGAAAGTATCTTCCCTTCACTGGACAGCAGTGCGACCAGTGAAACTCCTCCTGCACACTCAGAGGAACAGACCAGTGATGGGCATATCAG aTCTAGCAGTGACTTCGATTTTGGCCTCGGCTCATTTAGCTTACTGGAGGAGATCGTCACAGGTCAAGAGTGGGCTAAGTTCCTAAACCCTGCCGTCTCAGccccctcagccaatcagagaccaTCCGAAGAGCCACCAAGCCAACTCAAAATCACACCAAATCCTTATGATAGTGGTCAATCGTCTCTGATTTTGAGCCAACAAGGAGATGGGAACAACCAGTGGAGCTTCAGGGGAAGCAAGTCATCACCAGTTTCAGATTTCAGCATGACACAAATATCTCCTCATGCTTTCCTGCCAGTGCAGAATGTTCGCAATGGGGCTGATCAATCAGAACCAATGGAACATGGTCTTACTCAATCAAATATGCAACCAAGACCTCCTTCCTTTGTAGAG CCTGCAGATACTCTGGACAACCCAGCGCTGAGGAGCAGAGTCCACCTCAACAGGAAGAGACAGCATCGATCAGCTGAGGGGACAG aggCGTCCATATCTTCACTGAGCGTACCAAGCAGCCATGTGATGGACGAGACAGGAGTGTCATATCATGATAACGTCATGTCTCCTCCATCTCACTCTCCATCTTCTTTCACTCCTTGCGGTCCTGCACCTCAAGGTGTCCTCAAACAATCCATATCCCGGGATTCAGTGTCCTCAATGGAAACGCTGACAAAAAGG AGGCGAGTTGAGGAGAACCGGCGGGTTCATTTTTCAGAGCAGGTGGTTGCCATAGCGCCGGCCGAACTGGATATGGATGCTACAGACTCAGAGGATGATTTGGGGGCGGAGGAGGACTCTGTCATAGAGCAGGAGTTTGAGGTGGAGCAGGCAGCAatagaggaggaggtgccacCTGCACGCCGGCCTGTTCTCCCTGCCTGGATACTGGCTCTGAAGAGGATGAACACAGGGAGGAAGCACAGATAG
- the p2rx3a gene encoding P2X purinoceptor 3a, which translates to MVWSCVSDFFTYETTKSVVVKSWSVGIINRIVQLLIIAYFVSWVFIHEKAYQVTDTSIESSVMTKVKGFGYYHNRVMDVADYVFPQQGAAVFCIITGLILTENQFQGKCAESDKMFRCNTSENCSKHHGSILSNGVITGVCLKPSNESEGQCQIEGWCPAENKAENKAMLNVENFTIFIKNSIRFPLFNVTRGNFPSTMTTSEIKNCIYHPETKPFCPIFRVGDVLNYTGQNMESLKMGGEIGINIQWKCNLDLSIEYCVPRYSFTRLDAPFAKNAVSKGYNFRFAKYFKMENGTEFRTLHKAFAIRFDVMVTGNAGKFDTIPTLINLVAAFTSVGLGTVLCDVILLNFLKGAEQYKAKKFEEVSDAQIEASLAQSPGSSLSLKPGIKSSYDSGAISLTTSDQPV; encoded by the exons ATGGTGTGGAGCTGCGTCAGTGACTTCTTCACCTACGAGACCACCAAGTCTGTGGTGGTCAAGAGCTGGTCTGTGGGCATTATCAACCGGATTGTGCAGCTGCTCATCATCGCATATTTTGTCag CTGGGTCTTCATCCACGAGAAAGCCTACCAGGTGACCGACACCAGCATCGAGTCCTCTGTGATGACTAAAGTCAAAGGCTTTGGTTACTATCACAACCGAGTGATGGACGTGGCCGACTACGTCTTCCCCCAACAG GGTGCAGCTGTGTTCTGCATCATTACCGGACTCATCCTCACCGAGAATCAGTTCCAAGGAAAATGTGCAGAG tctgACAAAATGTTTAGATGTAACACAAGTGAAAACTGCAGCAAACATCATGGCAGCATCCTTTCAAATG GTGTAATTACGGGTGTTTGCCTTAAACCCTCCAATGAATCTGAGGGTCAGTGTCAGATTGAAGGATGGTGTCCAGCAGAGAATAAAGCAGAGAA CAAAGCGATGCTGAATGTGGAAAACTTCACAATCTTCATCAAGAACAGTATTCGCTTCCCTCTCTTTAATGTCACCAG AGGAAACTTTCCATCCACAATGACGACATCAGAAATCAAGAATTGTATCTACCATCCAGAGACGAAGCCCTTCTGCCCCATCTTTCGTGTGGGCGATGTGCTGAACTACACCGGGCAGAATATGGAGAGCCTGAAAATg gGTGGAGAAATAGGAATAAACATTCAGTGGAAGTGTAACCTGGACTTGAGCATCGAATATTGTGTACCCAGGTACTCCTTCACGCGACTGGACGCACCATTTGCCAAAAATGCCGTCTCCAAAGGCTACAACTTCAG GTTTGCCAAATATTTCAAGATGGAGAATGGGACTGAATTTCGGACACTCCATAAAGCATTTGCAATCCGCTTTGATGTTATGGTCACTGGCAAT gCAGGAAAGTTTGACACAATCCCAACGCTCATCAACCTGGTAGCTGCCTTCACCTCCGTTGGACTG GGTACGGTTCTCTGTGACGTCATCTTACTGAACTTCCTGAAAGGGGCCGAGCAGTACAAAGCCAAGAAATTCGAAGAG gtgtcaGACGCTCAGATAGAAGCATCTCTCGCTCAGAGCCCCGGTAGCTCGCTGTCACTCAAACCAGGTATCAAGAGCTCCTATGACTCTGGAGCCATTTCCCTCACTACCTCTGACCAACCTGtctaa